One genomic window of Candidatus Glassbacteria bacterium includes the following:
- a CDS encoding WG repeat-containing protein, translating to MEDGMARTISVFLVLGIVSATSILCAYNPFAKEKNKLFPVYADSGYGFIDKTGKLVVAPQFDEVGRFSEGLVSVRVGDKWGYIDTTGDLVIAPQYDRAWWFSEGLASVSVDTNSGYIDTCGSYVIEPQYRSAWPFIEGVARVQRDLRGASLYIDKAGNEVLSLVGTNQSRSFSEGLMRVQLDMLNSGLKWGYFDKSGELVIPARYDIAEDFSQGVARVTVEEKWGYIDREGKWFIEPKYFNAADFSEGFAAVLVGPGWGYINRAGKLVVEPVYITSSGLNNTLSHGFLEGLASVETDNGFGFIDTTGTIVIPARYEFAWGFHEGFATVLLNNKWGYINKSGELVVQPQYDKAGWFDNGLAKVTIGNKTGYINTSGSYIWPLTEIPMRRY from the coding sequence ATGGAGGACGGTATGGCTCGCACGATCAGTGTTTTTCTGGTATTGGGAATAGTTTCGGCAACCAGTATTCTCTGCGCGTATAATCCTTTCGCAAAAGAAAAGAACAAACTGTTTCCGGTTTATGCGGATTCCGGATATGGCTTTATCGACAAAACCGGCAAGCTGGTTGTAGCTCCTCAATTTGACGAAGTTGGCCGTTTTTCCGAAGGTCTGGTAAGTGTGCGCGTAGGCGATAAATGGGGCTATATCGACACTACCGGCGATCTGGTAATAGCTCCACAATATGACAGGGCTTGGTGGTTTTCCGAAGGACTGGCGAGTGTGAGTGTCGATACGAATTCAGGTTATATTGACACATGTGGCAGCTATGTTATAGAGCCACAGTACAGGTCAGCCTGGCCTTTCATCGAAGGTGTCGCCAGGGTGCAACGGGACCTAAGGGGCGCGAGTCTTTATATAGACAAGGCAGGAAACGAAGTGCTGAGTCTGGTGGGTACGAACCAGAGCAGGTCTTTTTCCGAGGGTCTGATGCGTGTGCAGCTTGATATGTTGAATTCCGGCCTTAAATGGGGATATTTCGACAAAAGCGGCGAGCTGGTGATCCCGGCCAGATATGACATTGCGGAAGATTTCTCTCAGGGCGTGGCCCGTGTCACGGTCGAGGAAAAATGGGGCTATATCGACCGGGAAGGCAAGTGGTTTATCGAGCCAAAGTACTTCAACGCCGCGGATTTCAGCGAAGGATTCGCTGCTGTGCTGGTGGGCCCCGGTTGGGGTTATATCAACAGGGCTGGCAAGCTTGTGGTGGAGCCTGTTTACATTACGAGTTCCGGTTTGAACAACACACTCAGCCACGGTTTCTTGGAGGGCCTGGCTAGTGTGGAAACAGACAACGGCTTCGGCTTTATTGACACCACCGGCACGATTGTTATCCCGGCCCGGTATGAGTTTGCCTGGGGTTTCCATGAAGGCTTTGCAACAGTTCTGCTGAACAATAAATGGGGCTATATCAATAAATCCGGCGAGCTGGTAGTGCAGCCGCAGTATGACAAGGCTGGATGGTTTGACAATGGCCTGGCCAAGGTGACAATCGGTAATAAAACCGGCTATATTAATACAAGCGGTAGTTATATCTGGCCGCTTACTGAAATACCAATGCGACGATATTAA
- a CDS encoding thiazole synthase: MEQDKGLQIAGRTFRSRLLVGTGKYKDNQTMVAAHEASGAEVITVAVRRVDLKRSTEDALLNFIDPDKYFILPNTAGCYSVDDAVRTARLGREAGMSEWVKLEVIGDEKTLLPDVEGLLEATRILVKEGFKVLPYTSDDLIIARRLEQAGAVAVMPLASPIGSGMGILNPINIRFIKDAVSVPVIVDAGVGTASDAAVAMELGVDGILMNTGIAAARDPVAMARAMRLALESGRLAYLAGRMERKQYADPSSPTGGMIE; the protein is encoded by the coding sequence ATGGAGCAGGACAAGGGACTTCAAATCGCCGGACGCACGTTCCGCAGCCGGCTGCTGGTCGGTACCGGCAAGTACAAGGACAACCAGACGATGGTGGCCGCCCACGAGGCCAGCGGGGCGGAGGTGATCACGGTCGCCGTGCGCAGGGTAGATCTGAAGCGCAGCACGGAGGACGCCCTGCTGAATTTTATCGACCCGGACAAGTATTTCATCCTGCCCAACACCGCCGGCTGTTATTCGGTGGATGACGCGGTCCGCACGGCCCGCCTGGGCCGCGAGGCCGGGATGAGCGAGTGGGTCAAGCTGGAGGTTATCGGCGATGAGAAAACCCTGCTGCCGGACGTGGAGGGCCTGCTGGAGGCCACTCGAATTCTGGTCAAGGAGGGGTTCAAGGTGCTACCCTACACCAGCGACGATCTGATTATCGCCCGCCGTCTGGAGCAAGCCGGGGCGGTGGCGGTCATGCCGCTGGCCAGCCCGATCGGCAGCGGCATGGGGATTCTCAACCCGATCAATATCCGCTTTATCAAGGATGCGGTGAGCGTGCCGGTGATAGTGGACGCGGGCGTGGGCACGGCCAGTGACGCCGCTGTGGCGATGGAGCTGGGAGTCGATGGGATCCTGATGAACACCGGGATCGCGGCGGCCCGGGACCCGGTGGCGATGGCCCGGGCGATGAGGCTGGCCCTGGAAAGCGGCCGTCTGGCCTACCTGGCCGGCCGGATGGAGCGCAAGCAGTACGCAGACCCCAGCAGCCCCACCGGCGGCATGATCGAGTAG
- a CDS encoding HD-GYP domain-containing protein, with product MAEEYFPVPLKKIVVDSVPNFDLYIRQKDRYVLYRKAKIRFENKALSNLMDNRVDSLYVSKQDLELYEKYRDEIRQKQEEIYGKQGFSGCFVDPAEVERYHDILENYHVVNSSIFDTGQEVDFTLYYHEENEVVPAEDFEGKIRGPWELTRPLAADKEIMIRNEDRTAYRDFVKRVLDEAMDGPPERQATALREMSKMVVKDVLADPRSGDGIKQADESVTSLVDFILDNEASFYSLMKVQGHDYYTYVHSMNVCTFSVALGTVIGLPKKPDLEWLGLGGMLHDVGKSMVDSRLINKPGRLTEEEFKSMKDHVIMGYNTLKESHDLPEQVLEPVIQHHEKLTGIGYPHGIKDGEIGTFGRISSIVDIYDALTTERSYKKALSPFEALSFLSKTRHDYDNDILNSFIMMLGKQIERGAAEK from the coding sequence GTGGCTGAGGAGTATTTCCCGGTACCATTGAAAAAGATCGTGGTGGATTCTGTCCCCAATTTCGATCTGTATATCCGCCAGAAAGACCGTTACGTACTGTACCGCAAGGCCAAAATCCGATTCGAGAACAAGGCGCTGAGCAACCTGATGGACAACCGGGTCGATTCTTTGTACGTCTCCAAGCAGGACCTGGAACTCTACGAAAAATACCGCGACGAGATCCGCCAGAAGCAGGAAGAAATTTACGGCAAACAGGGTTTCTCCGGCTGTTTTGTCGATCCCGCCGAAGTGGAACGCTACCACGATATTCTCGAAAACTACCACGTGGTCAACAGCTCGATTTTCGATACCGGACAGGAAGTGGACTTTACGCTGTACTACCACGAGGAAAACGAGGTTGTCCCGGCGGAAGATTTCGAGGGAAAGATAAGGGGACCCTGGGAGCTGACACGTCCGCTGGCCGCGGATAAGGAAATCATGATCCGCAACGAAGACAGGACCGCCTACAGGGACTTTGTCAAGCGGGTGCTGGACGAGGCGATGGACGGCCCCCCGGAACGTCAGGCCACGGCCCTGCGCGAGATGAGCAAGATGGTGGTCAAGGATGTGCTCGCAGACCCCCGCAGCGGAGATGGAATCAAGCAGGCCGACGAGTCCGTAACCTCGCTGGTGGATTTCATCCTCGACAACGAAGCGTCGTTTTACTCGCTGATGAAAGTGCAGGGCCACGATTACTACACTTATGTCCATTCGATGAATGTCTGTACGTTCAGCGTGGCGCTGGGCACCGTGATCGGCCTGCCCAAGAAACCGGACCTGGAGTGGCTCGGCCTGGGGGGCATGCTTCACGACGTTGGTAAAAGCATGGTCGATTCCCGGCTGATCAACAAGCCCGGCAGGCTGACAGAGGAAGAATTCAAGTCGATGAAAGATCACGTGATCATGGGTTACAACACGCTCAAGGAAAGCCACGACCTGCCGGAGCAGGTCCTTGAGCCGGTAATCCAGCACCACGAAAAGCTGACTGGTATCGGCTACCCGCACGGAATCAAGGACGGAGAGATCGGCACTTTCGGCCGGATCAGCTCGATCGTGGACATTTACGACGCGCTGACCACGGAGCGCTCGTACAAAAAAGCGCTGAGCCCGTTCGAGGCGCTGAGTTTCCTGTCCAAAACCCGGCACGACTACGACAACGACATCCTCAACAGTTTCATCATGATGCTGGGCAAACAGATCGAGCGCGGGGCGGCGGAGAAGTGA
- a CDS encoding carbon-nitrogen hydrolase family protein: protein MGSSRDNHRQRETAMIRDKCCSALFRTTALLVLLLTAASFGQAGSETTAGVEFSADTFSPGQTPATLENWDSWSQREQTSPDFFTAELPNLGGSGSLGIGGASNTSAHGCWVSTVDGIEPGKYYRFEAWFTARAVPYPRQQVLSRLDWRRADGGRAGQPEYVLESGSEGEWTRNSGVFRAPDRATSVELELYLSYCPQGTVWWDRISLVEAPAPGERKVRVATVNFQPHRVGDSKASVAAYIPWLEEAGRNGCDIVCIGEGINLAGVTEGRTYAETAEPIPGAATRLLGEVAKKYGMYIVGAMGEREGHAIYNTAVLIDREGRVAGKYRKVYLPREEIEAGCTPGDAFPVFDTDFGRIGMMICWDVQYSDPARALAVQGAEIIFCPIWGGNATLAKARAIENQTFLVTSAYSDLPTAIYGHWGELLAEVTEKPGVVWTDLDLNETFPDPWLGDMRHRFIRERRADIELPALEY from the coding sequence ATGGGATCGAGCCGTGATAATCACAGACAACGGGAGACTGCAATGATCAGAGATAAATGCTGCTCCGCCCTTTTCAGGACAACGGCGCTTCTTGTTTTGCTGCTGACAGCCGCCTCTTTCGGACAGGCCGGGAGCGAGACCACCGCCGGAGTGGAGTTCTCTGCGGATACTTTCTCTCCAGGGCAAACGCCGGCCACGCTCGAGAACTGGGACTCCTGGAGCCAGCGCGAGCAGACCAGTCCGGATTTTTTCACTGCTGAACTGCCCAATCTCGGCGGCTCGGGCAGCCTGGGGATCGGCGGGGCCAGCAACACCTCCGCCCACGGCTGCTGGGTGTCCACCGTGGATGGCATCGAACCGGGCAAATACTACCGGTTCGAGGCCTGGTTCACGGCCAGGGCGGTCCCCTACCCGCGTCAGCAGGTGTTAAGCCGGCTGGACTGGCGGCGGGCCGACGGCGGACGGGCGGGCCAGCCGGAGTACGTGCTGGAAAGCGGCTCAGAGGGCGAATGGACCCGCAACTCCGGTGTGTTCAGGGCCCCGGACAGAGCGACCAGCGTGGAGCTCGAACTTTATCTGAGCTACTGCCCCCAGGGTACGGTCTGGTGGGACAGAATATCCCTGGTCGAGGCGCCAGCCCCCGGCGAGCGCAAGGTACGGGTGGCGACAGTTAATTTCCAGCCGCACAGGGTGGGCGACAGCAAGGCCAGCGTGGCAGCGTATATCCCCTGGCTCGAAGAAGCCGGCCGCAACGGCTGCGATATCGTCTGTATCGGCGAGGGGATCAACCTGGCCGGAGTGACCGAGGGCAGGACGTACGCCGAAACGGCAGAGCCGATACCCGGCGCGGCCACCAGGCTGCTCGGCGAGGTGGCGAAAAAGTACGGCATGTATATCGTGGGGGCGATGGGTGAGCGGGAGGGCCACGCGATCTACAACACGGCCGTGCTGATCGACCGCGAGGGGCGGGTGGCCGGCAAGTACCGTAAGGTCTACCTGCCGCGCGAGGAGATCGAGGCCGGCTGCACGCCCGGCGACGCATTCCCGGTGTTCGACACGGATTTCGGCAGGATCGGGATGATGATCTGCTGGGACGTGCAGTACTCGGACCCCGCCCGTGCGCTGGCCGTGCAGGGCGCGGAGATTATCTTCTGCCCGATCTGGGGCGGCAACGCCACGCTGGCCAAGGCCCGTGCGATCGAAAACCAGACTTTCCTGGTCACCTCGGCCTACAGCGACCTGCCGACAGCGATCTACGGCCACTGGGGTGAACTGCTGGCCGAGGTAACAGAGAAACCCGGCGTGGTCTGGACCGACCTGGACCTCAACGAAACGTTCCCCGATCCCTGGCTCGGCGACATGCGCCACCGGTTTATCCGCGAGCGACGGGCCGATATCGAGCTGCCGGCGCTGGAGTACTAG
- the thiS gene encoding sulfur carrier protein ThiS, whose product MITVTVNGEQRQVQDGALVADLLRELGIGERRVAVECNKQIVKQEQYEETKLGEGDVLEIIEFVGGGC is encoded by the coding sequence ATGATTACGGTTACTGTCAACGGAGAACAGCGGCAGGTGCAGGACGGAGCCCTGGTGGCCGACCTTCTGCGGGAACTCGGTATCGGCGAGCGCAGGGTGGCGGTGGAGTGCAACAAGCAGATCGTTAAACAGGAACAGTACGAGGAGACGAAACTGGGCGAGGGCGACGTGCTGGAGATAATCGAGTTTGTCGGCGGGGGCTGCTGA
- a CDS encoding family 20 glycosylhydrolase — protein MRKVLTAAVLFLLVSSGSVLAEKSVLWENGIALIPHPQSVEVTGDSLALGRRITVALEGNVTAADRFAADDLVQRLVAEYGARAQVGERGRGPAIVLERVKDAALGEQAYRLTVDSDGITVQAAGEAGLFYGTRTLLQLLKRHGSSLYVNHLKISDKPDIRKRAAHYDTKHHQDKYEYVQSFIRDLADYKINMLLWEWEDKFEYPSHPVIGAPGAFTKEEMQALTAYARKYHVQIVPLVQGLGHVSFTLKWPEFAHLREIPASNWEYCPLKEGSYELLFELWKDAAEATPGSKYLHIGCDETYELGLGVECGCQAEMEKLGKDGLFQKFINRCSEYVLKMGRTPLSWGGGFNPESGLKPPRGHVVGGRNPGHAAAARAAGYETYVYDPNPGIEHLFLPYFHSESPYYEGSCLERSREPVAAAARSGGYDVMINTSWDDSGLHNQVWMMSWINSAEWSWNGGGPGLEEFIDKFFVSYYGKGSLEMRELWTLLNYGAFFYMDAFERKVWHWGDVGKTHLPDLPRWDAIEYDPFWTREYAQMIGRSRHQYGQMQKAVAICKANMVQENVRHLYDFEVFLSIAELIAHTAKVYIDLAALEDAVTEAHRARFVSHEAALDGLEKAGGIVKGILAERGEVYGNLVAVWEKTRLPKGMDTPEKKFFFQQDRARHFGFRRPDMSYLICDEQMLGLEDYLAKLTEYTAWYRETYL, from the coding sequence ATGCGAAAAGTTCTGACCGCCGCTGTGCTGTTTCTGCTGGTTTCTTCCGGCAGTGTGCTCGCCGAAAAATCAGTGCTGTGGGAGAATGGTATCGCGCTGATCCCGCATCCGCAGAGCGTGGAAGTGACCGGCGACAGTCTGGCGCTGGGCCGCAGGATCACGGTCGCGCTGGAGGGTAACGTCACCGCGGCCGACAGGTTCGCCGCCGATGACCTCGTGCAGCGGCTGGTTGCAGAGTATGGAGCGCGGGCTCAGGTGGGCGAGCGGGGGCGGGGGCCGGCGATCGTGCTGGAACGCGTGAAAGACGCTGCTCTGGGAGAGCAGGCGTACAGGCTGACAGTGGACAGCGATGGGATTACCGTGCAGGCCGCCGGCGAGGCCGGGCTGTTCTACGGTACCCGCACCCTGCTGCAACTGCTCAAACGCCACGGCAGCAGCCTGTATGTCAACCACCTCAAAATATCAGACAAGCCGGATATCCGCAAGCGCGCCGCCCATTACGACACCAAGCACCATCAGGACAAGTATGAGTATGTCCAGAGCTTTATCCGCGACCTGGCCGATTACAAGATCAACATGCTGCTCTGGGAGTGGGAAGACAAGTTCGAGTACCCGAGCCACCCCGTGATCGGCGCGCCCGGAGCGTTTACGAAAGAAGAGATGCAGGCCCTGACAGCTTACGCCCGCAAGTATCATGTGCAGATCGTCCCGCTGGTGCAGGGCCTGGGCCATGTCAGTTTCACGCTCAAATGGCCCGAGTTCGCCCACCTTCGCGAAATCCCGGCCTCCAACTGGGAATATTGTCCGCTCAAGGAGGGCAGCTACGAGCTGCTGTTCGAGCTGTGGAAAGACGCGGCGGAGGCCACTCCCGGCTCGAAATATCTCCATATCGGCTGTGATGAAACCTACGAGCTGGGCCTGGGTGTGGAGTGCGGCTGCCAGGCCGAGATGGAGAAGCTGGGGAAGGACGGGCTGTTCCAGAAATTTATCAACCGCTGCAGCGAATACGTGCTGAAAATGGGGCGTACCCCCTTAAGCTGGGGCGGCGGGTTCAACCCTGAATCAGGGCTGAAGCCTCCCAGGGGACATGTTGTCGGCGGTCGGAACCCCGGGCATGCCGCCGCCGCCAGGGCGGCCGGTTACGAAACCTACGTTTACGACCCCAACCCCGGGATAGAACACCTGTTCCTGCCCTATTTTCACAGCGAGAGTCCGTACTACGAGGGCAGCTGCCTGGAGCGCTCACGCGAACCGGTGGCGGCGGCCGCCCGGTCGGGCGGCTACGACGTGATGATCAATACTTCGTGGGACGACAGCGGGCTGCATAACCAGGTCTGGATGATGAGCTGGATCAACAGCGCGGAATGGTCGTGGAACGGCGGTGGGCCGGGCCTGGAAGAGTTTATCGACAAGTTTTTTGTCAGCTATTACGGCAAGGGTTCCCTGGAAATGCGCGAGCTGTGGACACTGCTTAACTACGGCGCCTTTTTCTACATGGATGCGTTCGAGCGTAAGGTGTGGCACTGGGGCGACGTGGGCAAGACCCACTTGCCCGATCTGCCACGCTGGGACGCTATCGAGTACGACCCGTTCTGGACACGGGAATACGCCCAGATGATCGGTCGCTCCCGTCACCAGTACGGACAGATGCAGAAGGCGGTCGCAATCTGCAAGGCGAACATGGTGCAGGAAAACGTACGCCACCTCTACGATTTCGAGGTGTTCCTCTCGATCGCCGAACTGATCGCCCACACGGCCAAAGTCTATATCGATCTGGCGGCGCTGGAGGATGCGGTCACCGAGGCCCACCGGGCCCGCTTTGTCAGCCACGAGGCGGCGCTGGACGGGCTGGAGAAAGCCGGTGGGATCGTGAAGGGCATTCTGGCCGAACGCGGGGAAGTTTATGGAAACCTGGTGGCTGTCTGGGAGAAAACCCGGCTGCCCAAAGGGATGGATACGCCGGAGAAGAAATTTTTCTTCCAACAGGACCGCGCCCGTCATTTCGGCTTCCGCCGGCCGGACATGAGCTACCTGATCTGCGACGAGCAGATGCTGGGCCTGGAGGACTACCTGGCGAAGCTCACGGAATACACGGCCTGGTACCGGGAGACGTATCTGTAA